TTGGACATCACCGAGGTGCACGCACAAGCTGCGGGCTCGGTGCTTTTTCCGGAGATCAAACCCGAAGAATGGAAGGAGGTCTCGCGACAGCCGCGCGGCGAATTCGACTTCGTGCGGTACACGCGAGCACAGTAATGAAGATCAACCTCGAGGTGGGCGATGTCGCCCAGTTCACCAAGACTCTGGGCGAGTCGGACGTCTACCTGTTCGCGGGTATCACCGGCGATCTGTCCCCAAACCACATCAACGAGGAGTACGGCCGGACCACTCCCTACGGGGGTCGTATCGCGCACGGCATGCTGGTGCTGAGTCTGTCGTCCGCCTGCTCGACGATGATCCAGGCGAGAGCCGGACAGGCGTGCGTGAGCTACGGATACGACAAGGTGCGGTTCACCGCAGGAGTACTGATCGGCG
The Brooklawnia propionicigenes DNA segment above includes these coding regions:
- a CDS encoding MaoC family dehydratase, with the translated sequence MKINLEVGDVAQFTKTLGESDVYLFAGITGDLSPNHINEEYGRTTPYGGRIAHGMLVLSLSSACSTMIQARAGQACVSYGYDKVRFTAGVLIGDTLTVTYTITEVDQEAAKTYSSIEIHNQGGELCAVGKHILKFFDAPLA